Proteins encoded together in one Micromonospora kangleipakensis window:
- a CDS encoding glycosyltransferase family 2 protein, producing MTAPDVSVVVPVYNTMPYLRTCLSSLLDQTIGHERMEIVAVDDGSTDGGGRLLDRLAARHPGTVKVVHQANSGGPAAPCNRGLELATGRYVFFLGSDDHLGPEALERLVAAADRHGSDVVLGKVVGVNGRHVFSDVFNAGNAVDVDLFDSALPWSLANTKLFRRELVERHGLRFPEDMPVLSDQPFTLEACYRARRISVLADYDYYHAVRRLNARNITYHSRVAARLVSVERLFAFVAALIPAGPRRDAVLRRHVGLELANLVGDDFRRLDRADQEQVHAVVRRLVDRYVTDDLRDRLDIEARLRLGAVTAGGVDDLLAVIDQDAERGVPPTVVEDGRWHAGYPGARTGGWADVTDVRADWLAKLDTVEVTWEGGHTLAVTTRSPYPRFAAEAGPVRLVAGQLAGTTLLDATDPTGRTVRTDFPVDRLLAASAATGQRHPVRAELTGTHGRGSAPVRAPRLATGRPRLLRHGLRLYGVAATVDPRSGQLVLSVVPVTVGQLVSRLARRLRRAVPAGPARVAPTPAPVVPAPTRAAHAAGTAPTPAPVGGPSATVGTGNHAERGRGGDLPIGQLTPTS from the coding sequence ATGACCGCGCCCGACGTCAGCGTCGTCGTCCCCGTCTACAACACCATGCCGTACCTGCGGACCTGCCTCTCCTCGCTGCTCGACCAGACCATCGGCCACGAGCGGATGGAGATCGTGGCGGTGGACGACGGCTCCACCGACGGGGGCGGGCGGCTGCTGGACCGGCTCGCCGCCCGGCACCCCGGCACGGTCAAGGTGGTGCACCAGGCCAACTCCGGCGGCCCGGCCGCCCCCTGCAACCGGGGCCTGGAGCTGGCCACCGGCCGGTACGTGTTCTTCCTCGGCTCCGACGACCACCTCGGCCCGGAGGCGTTGGAACGCCTGGTCGCCGCAGCCGACCGGCACGGCTCGGACGTCGTGCTGGGCAAGGTGGTCGGGGTCAACGGCCGGCACGTCTTCTCCGACGTCTTCAACGCCGGGAACGCGGTCGACGTGGATCTGTTCGACTCGGCGCTGCCCTGGTCCCTGGCGAACACGAAGCTGTTCCGGCGGGAGCTGGTCGAGCGGCACGGGCTGCGCTTCCCGGAGGACATGCCGGTCCTCAGCGACCAGCCGTTCACCCTCGAGGCCTGCTACCGGGCCCGGCGGATCTCGGTGCTCGCCGACTACGACTACTACCACGCGGTACGCCGGCTGAACGCCCGCAACATCACCTACCACAGCCGGGTGGCGGCCCGCCTGGTCAGCGTCGAGCGGCTCTTCGCGTTCGTCGCCGCGCTGATCCCGGCCGGGCCCCGGCGCGACGCGGTGCTGCGCCGGCACGTCGGGCTTGAGCTGGCCAACCTCGTCGGCGACGACTTCCGCCGGCTGGACCGGGCCGACCAGGAACAGGTGCACGCGGTGGTCCGCCGGCTGGTCGACCGGTACGTCACCGACGACCTGCGGGACCGGCTCGACATCGAGGCCCGGCTGCGGCTCGGCGCGGTGACCGCGGGCGGGGTGGACGACCTGCTCGCCGTCATCGACCAGGACGCCGAGCGCGGCGTCCCGCCGACGGTGGTCGAGGACGGCCGGTGGCACGCCGGCTACCCGGGCGCCCGGACCGGCGGCTGGGCCGACGTCACCGACGTCCGGGCCGACTGGCTGGCCAAGCTCGACACCGTCGAGGTGACCTGGGAGGGCGGGCACACCCTCGCGGTGACCACCCGCAGCCCGTACCCCCGGTTCGCGGCGGAGGCCGGTCCGGTCCGGCTGGTCGCCGGGCAGCTCGCCGGCACCACCCTGCTGGACGCCACCGACCCCACCGGCCGGACCGTCCGCACCGACTTCCCGGTGGACCGGCTGCTGGCCGCCAGCGCGGCGACCGGCCAGCGGCACCCGGTCCGCGCCGAGCTGACCGGTACGCACGGCCGGGGCAGCGCCCCGGTCCGCGCGCCGCGGCTGGCCACCGGCCGTCCCCGGCTGCTCCGGCACGGCCTGCGCCTGTACGGCGTCGCCGCCACCGTCGACCCGCGCAGCGGGCAGCTCGTCCTCTCGGTGGTCCCGGTGACCGTCGGGCAGCTGGTCAGCCGGCTGGCCCGGCGGCTCCGCCGGGCGGTTCCGGCCGGCCCCGCCCGGGTGGCGCCCACGCCGGCGCCGGTGGTGCCCGCCCCGACCCGGGCCGCCCACGCCGCCGGCACCGCACCGACGCCGGCTCCGGTCGGCGGCCCGTCGGCGACCGTCGGCACCGGAAACCACGCCGAGCGCGGCCGCGGCGGCGACCTGCCGATCGGCCAGCTCACCCCCACCTCCTGA
- a CDS encoding glycosyltransferase family 4 protein, which yields MLVDNKVEGDSRVQKIARSAAEAGWDVTLLGRSPDAVEHSWQLGAAEVRLLPMPNPLDRRRHEFRRSWLRWPLAYRLGGIAEHRAQWVRAWQADLTVRAALLEQRARAGELGPDRLRRARRGLRRRATAARLVGRWVWLRTKMMNRVRSGRKFRNPWDRAYTLFWQVVQGDRAWRRLEPGLWDYELAYGPEVDRLRPDLIHAHDFRMLGVGARAKIRAAGQGRRVALVWDAHEFLPGIKPWRDHARWLPAHRAHEREYAPHADAVLTVSADLAELLRREHRLPAPPAVLLNAPAAEHGPTDDAPPPDIRAECGLDADVPLLVYSGAAAPQRGLDTLVDALPRLPGVHVALVVNPALRHVEQLAARAARAGVADRLHVLPYVPHWQVVPFLSCADVGVIPIHRWPNHEIALITKFFEYSHARLPLVVSDVRTMAATVRETGQGEVFRAADVDDFVRAVGAVLADPARHRAVYDRPGLLESWTWRAQAEVLDGVYQRLLADAGPPAAPDPATPGVPLTDPPTAQGAIR from the coding sequence ATGCTCGTCGACAACAAGGTCGAGGGCGACTCCCGGGTGCAGAAGATCGCCCGCTCGGCCGCCGAGGCGGGCTGGGACGTCACGCTGCTGGGGCGGTCGCCGGACGCGGTGGAGCACAGCTGGCAGCTCGGCGCCGCCGAGGTCCGGCTGCTGCCGATGCCGAACCCACTGGACCGGCGCCGGCACGAGTTCCGCCGCTCCTGGCTGCGCTGGCCGCTGGCGTACCGGCTTGGCGGCATCGCCGAGCACCGGGCGCAGTGGGTGCGCGCCTGGCAGGCCGACCTGACCGTCCGCGCCGCGCTGCTCGAGCAGCGGGCCCGCGCCGGCGAGCTGGGCCCCGACCGGCTGCGCCGGGCCCGCCGGGGACTGCGCCGACGCGCCACGGCGGCCCGGCTGGTCGGCCGCTGGGTGTGGCTGCGCACGAAGATGATGAACCGGGTCCGCAGCGGGCGGAAGTTCCGCAACCCGTGGGACCGGGCGTACACCCTGTTCTGGCAGGTCGTGCAGGGCGACCGCGCCTGGCGGCGGCTGGAGCCCGGGCTCTGGGACTACGAGCTGGCCTACGGCCCGGAGGTCGACCGGCTCCGCCCGGACCTGATCCACGCCCACGACTTCCGGATGCTCGGGGTCGGCGCCCGCGCCAAGATCCGCGCCGCCGGGCAGGGCCGGCGGGTCGCGCTGGTCTGGGACGCGCACGAGTTCCTGCCCGGCATCAAGCCGTGGCGCGACCACGCCCGTTGGCTGCCGGCGCACCGGGCGCACGAGCGGGAGTACGCCCCGCACGCCGACGCGGTGCTCACCGTCTCGGCGGACCTCGCCGAGCTGCTGCGCCGGGAGCACCGGCTGCCCGCGCCGCCCGCCGTGCTGCTCAACGCCCCGGCGGCGGAGCACGGCCCGACCGACGACGCGCCGCCGCCGGACATCCGTGCCGAGTGCGGCCTCGACGCCGACGTGCCGCTGCTGGTCTACAGCGGCGCGGCCGCACCGCAACGCGGCCTGGACACCCTCGTCGACGCCCTGCCCCGGCTGCCCGGCGTGCACGTCGCGCTGGTGGTCAACCCCGCGCTGCGGCACGTCGAGCAGCTCGCTGCCCGGGCCGCCCGGGCCGGGGTGGCCGACCGGCTGCACGTCCTGCCGTACGTGCCGCACTGGCAGGTGGTGCCCTTCCTCTCCTGCGCCGACGTCGGGGTGATCCCGATCCACCGCTGGCCCAACCACGAGATCGCGCTGATCACCAAGTTCTTCGAGTACTCGCACGCCCGGCTGCCGCTCGTGGTCAGCGACGTGCGGACCATGGCCGCCACCGTGCGGGAGACCGGTCAGGGCGAGGTCTTCCGGGCCGCCGACGTCGACGACTTCGTCCGCGCGGTGGGTGCCGTGCTCGCCGACCCGGCCCGTCACCGCGCCGTGTACGACCGGCCGGGGCTGCTGGAGAGCTGGACCTGGCGGGCGCAGGCCGAGGTGCTGGACGGGGTCTACCAGCGGCTGCTGGCCGACGCCGGACCGCCCGCGGCGCCCGACCCCGCGACGCCCGGCGTGCCGCTGACCGATCCGCCAACCGCCCAAGGAGCGATCCGATGA
- a CDS encoding MFS transporter, with product MTATVPTGRLGPDFRRLWTASAVTNLGDGVTMVAGPLLVASLTRDPAAVAAAVLAQQLPWLLFALVSGALVDRLDRRRLIVGVNVGRGLVLAALAVAVLAGWATVPLICLAFFLTGVGETLADTAAGALLPSVVPPERLEQANSRLFATFVVGNQFAAKPLGAYLFVLAAAAPFAFDAATFGLAALLLALLRWRPVPPATPEPTASERPRSLRADIAAGVCALWGVPVLRTLVGCIAVMNVAFCAAFAAFVLYARQRLGLTEIGYGVLLTAAALGGLAGTALAPRLRARFGTPALLRVGLLVEVGLQVVLATTRQPWVAGAALAVWGVHTMVWGVLVVSLRQRLVPDRLRGRVNGAYALADLGGAAVGTATGGLIAQATGSVVAPFWLAGAAMALLTALVWRRLAAADG from the coding sequence ATGACCGCCACCGTCCCCACCGGCCGGCTCGGCCCCGACTTCCGCCGCCTCTGGACCGCCAGCGCCGTCACCAACCTCGGCGACGGCGTCACCATGGTCGCCGGACCGCTGCTGGTCGCCTCGCTCACCCGGGACCCGGCCGCCGTCGCCGCGGCGGTCCTCGCCCAGCAGTTGCCGTGGCTGCTCTTCGCCCTGGTCAGCGGGGCTCTCGTCGACCGGCTCGACCGACGCCGGCTGATCGTCGGCGTCAACGTCGGCCGGGGCCTGGTGCTGGCCGCGCTCGCCGTCGCGGTACTCGCCGGGTGGGCCACCGTGCCGCTGATCTGCCTAGCGTTCTTCCTCACCGGGGTCGGGGAGACCCTGGCCGACACGGCCGCCGGGGCGCTGCTGCCCTCGGTGGTCCCGCCGGAGCGGCTGGAGCAGGCCAACAGCCGGCTCTTCGCCACCTTCGTGGTCGGCAACCAGTTCGCGGCCAAGCCGCTCGGGGCGTACCTCTTCGTGCTCGCCGCGGCGGCGCCGTTCGCCTTCGACGCGGCCACCTTCGGGCTGGCCGCGCTGCTGCTGGCGCTGCTGCGCTGGCGTCCGGTACCCCCGGCGACGCCGGAGCCGACGGCCAGCGAGCGGCCCAGGTCGCTGCGGGCCGACATCGCCGCCGGGGTATGCGCGCTCTGGGGTGTGCCGGTACTCCGCACCCTCGTGGGCTGCATCGCGGTGATGAACGTGGCGTTCTGCGCGGCGTTCGCGGCGTTCGTGCTCTACGCCCGGCAGCGGCTCGGCCTCACCGAGATCGGGTACGGGGTGCTGCTGACCGCCGCCGCGCTCGGCGGGCTGGCCGGCACCGCGCTGGCGCCCCGGCTGCGGGCCCGGTTCGGCACCCCGGCGCTGCTGCGGGTCGGGCTGCTCGTCGAGGTCGGGCTCCAGGTCGTGCTCGCCACGACCCGGCAACCCTGGGTGGCCGGGGCGGCCCTGGCCGTCTGGGGCGTGCACACCATGGTCTGGGGCGTGCTGGTGGTGTCGCTGCGCCAGCGACTCGTGCCGGACCGGCTGCGCGGCCGGGTGAACGGCGCGTACGCCCTGGCCGACCTGGGCGGGGCGGCCGTCGGCACGGCGACCGGCGGCCTGATCGCCCAGGCGACGGGGAGCGTCGTCGCGCCGTTCTGGCTGGCGGGCGCGGCGATGGCGCTGCTCACCGCGCTGGTCTGGCGACGGCTCGCCGCCGCCGACGGCTGA
- a CDS encoding GNAT family N-acetyltransferase encodes MRYLRTDGRVGIRRPRPADEGEFIAAVRRSRDLHHPWLAAADDPEKYAAYLRKVRGRDSSGYLFCDQATGEIAGYATISGIVMGALRGGYLGYAAFLPYAGTGHASAGIGLVLDHAFTGLRLHRLEANIQPGNEPSKRLARRLGFRLEGFSPDYLFIDGAWRDHERWAITAPEPG; translated from the coding sequence GTGAGATACCTGCGCACCGACGGGCGGGTCGGGATCCGCCGCCCGCGCCCCGCCGACGAGGGCGAGTTCATCGCCGCCGTCCGGCGCAGCCGGGACCTGCACCACCCGTGGCTCGCCGCCGCGGACGACCCGGAGAAGTACGCCGCGTACCTGCGCAAGGTGCGGGGACGGGACAGCTCGGGCTACCTGTTCTGCGACCAGGCCACCGGGGAGATCGCCGGGTACGCGACCATCAGCGGCATCGTGATGGGCGCCCTGCGCGGCGGCTATCTCGGGTACGCCGCCTTCCTGCCGTACGCCGGGACGGGGCACGCCTCCGCCGGCATCGGTCTGGTGCTCGACCACGCCTTCACCGGGCTCCGGCTGCACCGGCTGGAGGCGAACATCCAGCCCGGCAACGAGCCGTCCAAGCGCCTGGCCCGCCGGCTGGGCTTCCGGCTGGAGGGCTTCTCCCCGGACTACCTCTTCATCGACGGGGCGTGGCGGGACCACGAGCGCTGGGCGATCACCGCGCCGGAACCCGGCTGA
- the rpsD gene encoding 30S ribosomal protein S4, translated as MAVRTTVRPSPEDVVPLHPAHGYRLRRQRHPVGVRGGPRRAPRGYRLDDAERHRVRAGYELRERQLARALTAAGRQPGDAAENLVGQLEQRMDALVHRAGFARSIDEARGLVAHNTFTVDGGKVNRSSYLVRPGQTIRVRPERRCRAPVAVAVAGYAEGDAPPYLEVRPERFTATLTREPQRQEVPVLRDLPLAVHEERRTGS; from the coding sequence ATGGCGGTCCGGACCACGGTACGTCCCTCACCGGAGGATGTCGTCCCACTGCATCCGGCGCACGGCTACCGGCTGCGGCGACAGCGGCATCCGGTCGGCGTGCGCGGCGGGCCACGGCGCGCCCCGCGGGGTTACCGGTTGGACGACGCCGAGCGGCATCGGGTACGCGCCGGCTACGAGCTGCGGGAACGGCAGCTGGCCCGCGCCCTGACGGCGGCCGGCCGGCAGCCCGGCGACGCGGCGGAGAACCTGGTCGGGCAGCTCGAGCAGCGGATGGACGCGCTGGTGCACCGAGCGGGCTTCGCGCGCTCCATCGACGAGGCCCGGGGCCTGGTCGCGCACAACACGTTCACCGTCGACGGCGGCAAGGTGAACCGCTCCTCGTACCTGGTCCGCCCCGGGCAGACCATCCGGGTGCGGCCGGAGCGGCGGTGCCGGGCCCCGGTCGCGGTCGCGGTCGCCGGGTACGCCGAGGGCGACGCCCCGCCGTACCTGGAGGTGCGGCCGGAGCGGTTCACCGCGACGCTGACCCGGGAGCCGCAGCGGCAGGAGGTGCCGGTGCTGCGGGACCTTCCCCTCGCCGTCCATGAGGAACGGAGGACCGGATCATGA
- a CDS encoding M20/M25/M40 family metallo-hydrolase, which produces MDRDRIEATVRRLAAFGTRHTLSSQDDPVRGVGAARDWIFAQFSGYAAASGGRMTVELQSYVQEPASRIPTAPRITNVVATLRGDSAPNRTYVITGHYDSRATDVMDAVSDAPGADDDASGVAVLIELARVMATRRTEATIVFAAVAGEEQGLYGSAYLAKQLKAAGVDVQGMFSDDIVGSSTADDGTRDPRAVRLFAEGVPTAETPAEASTRQSVGGENDSPSRQLARFVCDVAENGATGMRVRVIYRRDRYLRGSDHISFLREGWPAGRFTEPNEDFAHQHQDVRVLDGVQYGDLPEFCDFGYITRVARVNGAALWSLAQAPGTPKGATIVTTNLTNDTTLPWQRGDEPDLAGYEVVWRETTAAEWQQVIPVGDVTEVTVDLSKDNVFFGVRAVDRDGHRSPVAFPKPGS; this is translated from the coding sequence GTGGACCGCGACCGGATCGAGGCCACCGTCCGCCGGCTGGCCGCCTTCGGCACCCGGCACACCCTCTCCAGCCAGGACGACCCCGTCCGGGGCGTCGGCGCCGCCCGCGACTGGATCTTCGCGCAGTTCTCCGGGTACGCCGCCGCCTCCGGCGGGCGGATGACCGTGGAACTGCAGTCGTACGTCCAGGAGCCCGCCTCCCGGATCCCCACCGCGCCCCGGATCACCAACGTGGTGGCCACCCTGCGCGGCGACTCCGCCCCGAACCGGACCTACGTCATCACCGGCCACTACGACTCGCGGGCCACCGACGTCATGGACGCGGTCAGCGACGCCCCGGGCGCCGACGACGACGCCTCCGGCGTGGCGGTGCTGATCGAGCTGGCCCGGGTGATGGCCACCCGGCGCACCGAGGCGACCATCGTCTTCGCCGCCGTCGCCGGCGAGGAGCAGGGCCTGTACGGATCGGCGTACCTGGCGAAGCAGCTGAAGGCGGCCGGCGTGGACGTGCAGGGCATGTTCAGCGACGACATCGTCGGCAGCAGCACCGCCGACGACGGCACCCGCGACCCGCGTGCTGTCCGACTCTTCGCCGAGGGAGTGCCGACCGCCGAGACGCCGGCCGAGGCGAGCACCCGGCAGTCCGTGGGCGGCGAGAACGACTCCCCTTCGCGACAGCTCGCCCGGTTCGTCTGCGACGTGGCGGAGAACGGGGCGACCGGGATGCGGGTGCGGGTGATCTACCGCCGGGACCGCTACCTGCGCGGCAGCGACCACATCTCGTTCCTGCGGGAGGGCTGGCCGGCCGGCCGGTTCACCGAGCCGAACGAGGACTTCGCCCACCAGCACCAGGACGTCCGGGTGCTCGACGGCGTGCAGTACGGCGACCTGCCGGAGTTCTGCGACTTCGGGTACATCACCCGGGTCGCCCGGGTGAACGGCGCGGCGCTCTGGTCCCTCGCCCAGGCGCCGGGCACCCCGAAGGGTGCCACCATCGTCACCACCAACCTCACCAACGACACCACCCTGCCCTGGCAGCGCGGCGACGAGCCGGACCTGGCCGGCTACGAGGTGGTGTGGCGGGAGACCACGGCCGCCGAGTGGCAGCAGGTGATCCCGGTCGGCGACGTCACCGAGGTGACCGTGGACCTCTCCAAGGACAACGTCTTCTTCGGCGTCCGGGCGGTGGACCGGGACGGGCACCGCAGCCCGGTGGCCTTCCCGAAGCCGGGGAGCTGA
- a CDS encoding NAD(P)/FAD-dependent oxidoreductase, whose protein sequence is MTKPRVVIVGAGFAGYHAAKTLSRLAGKRAEIVLLNSTDYFLYLPLLPEVAAGVVEPTRISVPLSGTLNGVRVVIGEADRVDLQNRWVGYRQQEGDRGQLAYDRLVLAVGSVNKLLPIPGVTAYAHGFRGLPEALYLHDHVVRQIELAELTEDPAEQRARTTFVVVGAGYTGTEVAAHGQLFTDRLIAQRPHLKVRPRWMLLDVAPRVLPELGDRMSRTADRVLRRRGVDVRMGTSVSEATPDGVMLTDGEYVPTCSLVWCVGVRPDPFVAELGLRTEKGRLVVDEFLNVPGYPEVYACGDAAAVPDVTRPGQICTMTAQHAQRQGKLAAQNIAASYGQGSRKPYKHYDLGWVVDLGGKDAAANPLKVPLSGLPAKAVTRGYHLLAMPGNRARVGADWVLDATMSRPAVQLGLVPANAVPLESESPEMVRRA, encoded by the coding sequence ATGACGAAACCTCGTGTGGTGATCGTGGGGGCCGGGTTCGCCGGATACCACGCGGCGAAGACGTTGAGCCGGCTGGCCGGCAAGCGGGCCGAGATCGTCCTGCTGAATTCGACCGACTACTTCCTCTACCTGCCGTTGCTGCCCGAGGTCGCCGCCGGGGTGGTCGAGCCGACCCGGATCTCGGTGCCGCTGTCGGGCACCCTGAACGGCGTCCGGGTGGTGATCGGCGAGGCGGACCGGGTCGACCTGCAGAACCGTTGGGTGGGGTACCGGCAGCAGGAGGGCGACCGCGGCCAGTTGGCGTACGACCGGCTGGTCCTCGCCGTCGGCAGCGTCAACAAGTTGCTGCCGATCCCCGGGGTGACCGCGTACGCGCACGGCTTCCGCGGCCTGCCGGAGGCGCTCTACCTGCACGACCACGTGGTCCGGCAGATCGAGCTGGCCGAGCTGACCGAGGACCCGGCCGAGCAGCGGGCCCGGACCACCTTCGTGGTGGTGGGCGCCGGCTACACCGGCACCGAGGTCGCCGCGCACGGGCAGCTCTTCACCGATCGGCTGATCGCCCAGCGTCCGCACCTGAAGGTGCGCCCGCGCTGGATGTTGCTCGACGTCGCGCCCCGGGTGCTGCCCGAGCTGGGCGATCGGATGTCGCGGACCGCCGACCGGGTGCTGCGGCGGCGCGGAGTCGACGTACGGATGGGCACCTCGGTGTCGGAGGCCACCCCGGACGGGGTGATGCTGACCGACGGCGAGTACGTGCCCACCTGCAGCCTGGTCTGGTGCGTGGGGGTGCGCCCAGACCCGTTCGTCGCGGAGCTCGGGCTGCGCACCGAGAAGGGCCGCCTGGTGGTCGACGAGTTCCTCAACGTCCCCGGCTACCCCGAGGTGTACGCCTGCGGCGACGCGGCCGCCGTGCCCGACGTGACCCGCCCCGGCCAGATCTGCACGATGACCGCCCAGCACGCGCAGCGGCAGGGCAAGCTGGCCGCGCAGAACATCGCCGCCTCGTACGGGCAGGGCAGTCGTAAGCCGTACAAGCACTACGACCTCGGCTGGGTGGTGGACCTGGGCGGCAAGGACGCCGCGGCGAACCCCCTGAAGGTGCCCCTGTCGGGCCTGCCGGCCAAGGCGGTGACGCGCGGCTACCACCTGCTGGCGATGCCCGGGAACCGGGCCCGGGTGGGCGCCGACTGGGTGCTCGACGCGACGATGTCCCGACCCGCCGTGCAGCTCGGCCTCGTCCCGGCCAACGCGGTGCCGCTGGAGAGCGAGTCGCCCGAGATGGTCCGCCGCGCCTGA
- a CDS encoding AI-2E family transporter, producing the protein MSDAQDRSTARRALIVIGLVLATVLGLALVWATRRVLVWALVAAFFAVALKPLVDRLERRWVRRRALATLLVFVAAFVLLGALAAMIVLPLVGEVARFAHQAPDLLREARAGRGPVGEALTRLRLREYANTHADQLQRYGSRLGQPAVGLVRGVLQTVAGLLTVIVLAYLMVLEAPKIIAGTLALAGDGGAERLRRIGRDSSRTITGYLSGNLLISVICGGLTFAVLFLTGVPFAGVIALLVAIADLIPLVGATLGAVIAAGAGFLHSPTAGIIVLVFFVVYQQAENHLLQPVIMSRAVRLNPLTVLVSVLLAAELAGLVGALLAIPAAGMAQILLRELAPKGLRAVPPPATGTADATANAPESTRGGPGNRRPPGTGGAPPPADG; encoded by the coding sequence ATGAGCGACGCCCAGGACCGGTCCACCGCCCGGCGGGCGTTGATCGTCATCGGCCTGGTGCTGGCCACCGTGCTCGGGCTGGCCCTGGTCTGGGCCACCCGGCGGGTGCTGGTCTGGGCCCTGGTCGCGGCGTTTTTCGCGGTGGCCCTGAAACCGCTGGTCGACCGGCTGGAACGCCGCTGGGTGCGACGCCGCGCGCTGGCCACCCTGCTGGTCTTCGTGGCCGCGTTCGTCCTGCTCGGCGCGCTCGCCGCGATGATCGTCCTGCCACTGGTCGGCGAGGTGGCCCGGTTCGCCCACCAGGCCCCGGACCTGCTGCGGGAGGCCCGGGCGGGCCGCGGCCCGGTGGGTGAGGCGCTTACCCGGCTCCGGCTGCGGGAGTACGCCAATACCCACGCCGACCAGCTCCAGCGGTACGGCTCACGGCTCGGCCAGCCCGCCGTGGGGCTGGTCCGGGGCGTGCTGCAGACGGTCGCCGGGCTGCTCACGGTGATCGTCCTGGCATACCTGATGGTGCTGGAGGCCCCGAAGATCATTGCCGGGACGCTGGCCCTGGCGGGCGACGGCGGGGCGGAACGGCTGCGCCGCATCGGCCGCGACTCGTCCCGCACCATTACCGGCTACCTCAGCGGCAACCTGCTGATCAGCGTCATCTGCGGCGGGCTGACCTTCGCGGTGCTCTTCCTCACCGGCGTGCCGTTCGCCGGGGTGATCGCCCTGCTGGTCGCCATCGCCGACCTGATCCCGCTGGTCGGCGCGACGCTGGGCGCGGTCATCGCCGCCGGCGCCGGGTTCCTGCACTCCCCCACCGCCGGCATCATCGTGCTGGTCTTTTTCGTCGTCTACCAGCAGGCGGAGAACCACCTGCTGCAGCCGGTCATCATGTCCCGGGCGGTGCGGCTGAACCCGCTGACCGTGCTGGTCAGCGTGCTGCTCGCGGCGGAGCTGGCCGGTCTGGTCGGTGCCCTGCTTGCCATCCCGGCCGCCGGGATGGCGCAGATCCTGCTCCGCGAGCTCGCCCCGAAGGGGCTGCGCGCCGTGCCGCCCCCCGCCACCGGCACCGCCGACGCCACCGCGAACGCCCCGGAGTCGACGCGCGGCGGGCCCGGAAACCGGCGGCCCCCCGGAACCGGTGGGGCGCCGCCACCGGCCGACGGCTGA
- a CDS encoding spermidine synthase produces MESAADDLALVVDPARRTGRTLLAAGVAQSYVDVVDPRHLHFEYVRRMAAVIDLAAPPGRPLTALHLGGGALTLPRWLAATRPGSAQLAVERDPAVVGLVRRELPPLPPEVTVAVADARDAVTDAPTGRYDLVLADVYRAARMPGHVASVEFAAEAARTLHPDGVYLVNVTDLPPLVFCRAQVATLRAVFADVCLVADRRMLRGRRYGNLVLAAAHRPDRLPVRRLAARVAADPVPGGVLHGPTLDAFVSGARPATDATLAAD; encoded by the coding sequence ATGGAGAGCGCCGCCGACGACCTCGCGCTGGTCGTCGACCCGGCCCGACGGACCGGGCGTACGCTGCTCGCGGCCGGCGTCGCCCAGTCCTACGTGGACGTCGTCGACCCGCGCCATCTGCACTTCGAGTACGTCCGGCGGATGGCCGCGGTGATCGACCTGGCCGCCCCGCCGGGGCGGCCGCTGACCGCCCTGCACCTCGGCGGCGGCGCGCTCACCCTGCCGCGCTGGCTGGCCGCCACCCGCCCGGGATCGGCGCAGCTGGCGGTCGAGCGGGACCCGGCCGTGGTCGGCCTGGTCCGCCGGGAGCTGCCGCCGCTGCCGCCCGAGGTGACCGTGGCGGTCGCCGACGCCCGGGACGCGGTGACCGACGCCCCGACCGGCCGGTACGACCTGGTCCTCGCCGACGTCTACCGGGCGGCCCGGATGCCCGGGCACGTGGCCAGCGTCGAGTTCGCCGCCGAGGCGGCCCGGACGCTGCACCCCGACGGCGTCTACCTGGTCAACGTGACCGACCTCCCCCCGCTGGTCTTCTGCCGCGCCCAGGTCGCCACCCTGCGGGCGGTGTTCGCCGACGTCTGCCTGGTCGCCGACCGGCGGATGCTGCGCGGGCGCCGGTACGGCAACCTGGTGCTCGCCGCCGCGCACCGGCCCGACCGCCTGCCGGTACGCCGGCTCGCCGCCCGGGTGGCCGCCGACCCCGTCCCCGGCGGGGTGCTGCACGGCCCCACGTTGGACGCCTTCGTCTCCGGCGCCCGCCCGGCCACGGACGCCACCCTCGCCGCGGACTGA